From the Carya illinoinensis cultivar Pawnee chromosome 4, C.illinoinensisPawnee_v1, whole genome shotgun sequence genome, one window contains:
- the LOC122306327 gene encoding uncharacterized protein LOC122306327 has translation MENPVAPFSSTAAQPLGVPGTVAVVALSSSLHAAGVGSRRGFSDVVVNRPQPLPSLDISVREPRFVDGEMFFTFSPAEVAKSVEPFCFAVVLKFQRRRPSLDQIRIFIKSKWGLKAMPVVGQLRNSLNILVHLINEGDFVSVTARGCSDVNGVPYKIFHWTPGFNEEAKPPLVPVWLTLPGLPPNYFQMSMLKSFGDGFGRFLKCDNDTLCVTRLETARICVELDVSAPLKNHFWIGSPGLESSFFQEVIFENLPMFCNWCKKQGHLEGSCKSKNQYNMKGKKKMDSVDNGKGLETKVWKVVGEKKTEEKVQAGNEKQEIPSSRRQTQALLEDKEMKRIEDTQLTEHEEEHDAEPNVYGSQSAGKLSWFEDSEKLDEKDEGDGLVHIRGSPRSSLKLIDEALEGEVCCNAIGTENCLRYPFLAHSLTDNDNEDEIEELATKCYESDSEIEVPKKRKYRGGKVWLFWANGIEFQLHSVMAQALSGWFSIGNSRVLTTFIYASCFQEQRRVLWSYLQDLDGGANIPWFLGGDFNIIRSEGEKIGGVCQSSRGRDEFNRCIQDCSLVDLPYSSNRFSWCNGRLGGGRIWARLDRVLVNTGFLSRFPNSCLMYLPRTSSDHCPMITSLWVDRRVGPIPFRFQRMWCLHEDFLGVVSECWRQEFQGCPMVKFSRKLKKLKQVLKKWNREVFGKVGVDLKIIEEELLELENNVQHNYTQDMEVELLRCKQKHLQYLYRGDYGVSKIQS, from the exons ATGGAAAACCCTGTAGCGCCGTTCTCCTCCACTGCTGCCCAGCCACTGGGGGTGCCTGGAACGGTGGCTGTTGTGGCTCTCTCTTCTTCGTTGCATGCTGCTGGAGTTGGCTCTCGGAGGGGCTTTTCAGATGTGGTGGTTAACCGACCACAACCTCTGCCTTCCTTGGATATTTCAGTACGTGAACCACGTTTTGTGGATGGGGAGATGTTCTTCACTTTCTCTCCGGCTGAGGTAGCGAAATCGGTAGAGCCTTTTTGTTTTGCAGTTGTTCTGAAATTTCAACGGCGCCGGCCTTCTTTGGATCAGATTAGAATCTTTATTAAAAGCAAATGGGGTCTTAAGGCTATGCCAGTGGTCGGTCAGTTGAGAAACTCTCTGAATATATTGGTTCATTTGATTAATGAGGGTGACTTTGTATCGGTTACGGCAAGAGGATGTTCAGACGTGAATGGTGTGCCGTATAAGATCTTCCACTGGACTCCGGGTTTTAATGAAGAGGCTAAGCCCCCATTGGTCCCTGTTTGGCTTACACTACCTGGATTACCACCGAATTACTTCCAAATGTCCATGTTGAAGAGTTTTGGTGATGGTTTTGGCCGGTTCTTGAAATGTGATAATGATACGTTGTGTGTGACCAGACTGGAAACGGCTAGAATTTGTGTGGAGTTGGATGTATCGGCTCCGTTGAAGAATCACTTCTGGATAGGATCACCTGGGCTGGAGAGCAGTTTTTTTCAAGAAGTTATTTTTGAGAATTTACCGATGTTTTGTAACTGGTGCAAGAAACAGGGGCACTTGGAAGGTTCCTGCAAATCTAAAAATCAGTACAACatgaaggggaaaaagaaaatggattcGGTTGATAATGGGAAGGGGCTAGAAACCAAAGTATGGAAGGTGGTAGGGGAGAAGAAAACAGAGGAGAAAGTGCAGGCTGGAAACGAGAAGCAGGAAATACCGAGTAGTCGACGGCAA ACCCAAGCTCTCTTGGAGGATAAAGAGATGAAAAGGATTGAAGACACTCAGCTGACGGAACATGAGGAAGAACATGATGCGGAACCGAACGTCTATGGGAGTCAATCGGCTGGTAAGTTGTCTTGGTTTGAGGATTCTGAAAAGCTGGATGAAAAGGATGAGGGTGATGGTTTGGTACATATCCGTGGGTCCCCTAGAAGCTCTCTAAAGCTGATTGATGAAGCTCTTGAAGGAGAAGTTTGCTGCAATGCTATAGGTACTGAAAATTGTTTGAGGTATCCTTTTTTGGCACATTCTTTGACTGATAATGATAATGAGGATGAGATTGAAGAATTGGCTACTAAATGTTATGAGTCGGATAGTGAGATTGAAGTtccgaaaaaaagaaaatatcgtg GTGGTAAAGTTTGGTTGTTCTGGGCTAATGGCATAGAGTTTCAACTGCATTCAGTGATGGCTCAAGCTCTCTCAGGTTGGTTTTCTATTGGCAATTCTAGAGTGTTGACTACTTTTATTTATGCAAGTTGTTTTCAAGAACAGCGTCGGGTCCTGTGGTCTTATCTTCAGGATTTAGATGGTGGTGCAAATATACCGTGGTTTCTTGgtggggattttaatattatccggTCTGAAGGTGAGAAAATTGGTGGAGTTTGTCAGTCTTCTCGGGGGCGGGACGAGTTTAATAGATGTATTCAAGATTGTAGTCTTGTTGATCTTCCTTATTCTAGCAATCgtttttcttggtgtaatgggaggTTAGGGGGTGGAAGAATTTGGGCTCGACTTGATAGAGTGCTGGTGAATACTGGTTTTCTATCGAGGTTTCCAAATAGTTGTTTGATGTATCTTCCTCGAACCTCGTCTGATCATTGTCCTATGATTACTTCTTTATGGGTTGATAGGAGGGTTGGTCCTATACCTTTTCGTTTTCAAAGAATGTGGTGTTTGCATGAGGATTTTTTAGGTGTGGTTAGTGAGTGTTGGCGGCAAGAATTTCAAGGATGCCCGATGGTGAAATTtagtagaaaattaaaaaaattgaaacaagtgTTGAAGAAATGGAATAGGGAGGTCTTTGGTAAAGTGGGAGTAGATCTTAAAATTATTGAAGAGGAGCTTCTTGAGTTGGAGAATAATGTGCAGCATAATTATACTCAAGATATGGAAGTTGAACTTTTGAGATGCAAGCAAAAGCATCTCCAATATTTGTATAGAGGAGATTATGGGGTGTCAAAAATCCAGAGTTaa